The following proteins are encoded in a genomic region of Bubalus kerabau isolate K-KA32 ecotype Philippines breed swamp buffalo chromosome 15, PCC_UOA_SB_1v2, whole genome shotgun sequence:
- the LOC129628538 gene encoding olfactory receptor 8J3-like, with translation MANGNFTRVTEFILTGVSEHPDLQIPLFFVFLVIYGLTVTGNLSIITLTSVDSRLQTPMYFFLRHLAIINLGNSTVIAPKMLINFLVKKHTTSYYECATQLGGFLVFIVAEVLLLAVMAYDRYVAICNPLLYMAVVSRRICFLLVSLTYLYSFSTAIVASSSVFSVTYCSCNIINHFYCDITPLLALSCSDTSFPETFVFISAATNLVFSIIIVLVSYFNIVLSILKIRSSKGRKKAFSTCASHMMAVSVFYGTMIFMYAQPQTNHSMDTDKVASVFYTLVIPMLNPMIYSLRNKDVKAALKRFLTNSCCSFKLMKF, from the coding sequence ATGGCTAATGGAAATTTCACCCGAGTCACTGAGTTTATTCTCACAGGAGTCTCAGAACATCCAGACCTCCAGATCCCACTCTTCTTTGTCTTCCTGGTCATCTATGGACTGACCGTGACAGGGAACCTAAGCATCATCACCCTCACCAGTGTGGACTCGCGGCTTCAGAcccccatgtatttcttcctcaGGCACTTGGCTATCATCAATCTTGGCAATTCAACTGTCATTGCCCCTAAAATGCTGATCAACTTTTTAGTAAAGAAACACACTACCTCCTACTATGAATGTGCCACCCAACTGGGAGGGTTCTTGGTTTTCATTGTAGCTGAGGTGCTCCTGTTagctgtgatggcctatgaccgctatgtggccatttgTAACCCCCTGCTCTACATGGCGGTTGTATCTCGGCGGATCTGCTTTCTGCTAGTTTCCCTCACATACCTCTATAGCTTTTCCACAGCTATTGTGGCCTCATCTTCTGTATTCTCTGTGACTTATTGCTCTTGCAATATCATCAATCATTTTTATTGTGATATCACCCCTCTGCTAGCATTGTCCTGCTCTGATACTTCCTTTCCAGAAACATTTGTGTTTATATCTGCAGCTACAAATCTGGTGTTTTCCATAATTATAGTTCTTGTATCTTATTTCAACATTGTTTTGTCCATTCTCAAAATACGTTcatcaaaaggaaggaaaaaagcctTTTCCACCTGTGCATCACATATGATGGCAGTATCTGTCTTCTATGGCACAATGATATTCATGTATGCGCAGCCTCAAACTAACCATTCTATGGATACTGATAAAGTGGCCTCCGTGTTTTATACTCTGGTgatccccatgctgaaccccatgatctacagcctgaggaacaagGACGTGAAGGCCGCCTTAAAGAGATTTCTGACAAATTCATGCTGTTCTTTTAAGCTGATGAAATTTTAG